The following coding sequences lie in one Carassius carassius chromosome 1, fCarCar2.1, whole genome shotgun sequence genomic window:
- the LOC132134348 gene encoding gastrula zinc finger protein XlCGF8.2DB-like, with protein MVEEERYEKSLNEYGNLKIDKKIHSGKKHYTCQQCGNSFTQKGILSRHKRIHSGEKPYTCQQCGRSFNRKENLHLHMRVHTGENPFTCQQCGVGYTQKGNLNRHMRMHTGVKPYTCQQCGKSFSQDGNLKVHMRTHTRENPFTCQQCGISFTQKVGLKRHMRIHTGEKPYTCQQCGKSFSEHGSLKVHMRIHTGESPFTCQQCGKGFIQKVSLNRHMKIHIGEKPYVCHQCGESFDQKGDLSYHMKIHTGEAPFTCQQCGKTFTLKGNLNRHMRNLHCIEATQS; from the coding sequence ATGGTAGAGGAAGAACGATATGAAAAGAGCCTAAATGAATATGGAAACCTTAAAATTGACAAGAAAATTCACTCTGGAAAGAAGCATTACacttgccaacagtgtggaaacagTTTCACTCAAAAAGGCATACTTAGCAGACACAAGAGGATTCactctggagagaagccttacacctgccaacagtgtggcaGAAGTTTCAATAGGAAAGAAAATCTTCATttgcacatgagagttcacactggggAGAAccctttcacctgccaacagtgtggggTAGGTTATACCCAAAAAGGAAACCTTAACAGGCACATGAGGATGCACACTGGAGTCAAGCCttacacctgccaacagtgtggaaagagtttcagtcaAGATGGAAACCTTAAAGTGCACATGAGAACTCACACTAGAGAGAAccctttcacctgccaacagtgtggaataAGCTTTACTCAAAAAGTAGGCCTTAAAagacacatgagaattcacactggagagaaaccttacacctgccaacagtgtggaaagagtttcagtgaGCATGGAAGCCTTAAAGtccacatgaggattcacactggagagagtccatttacctgccaacagtgtggaaaaggcTTCATTCAAAAAGTAAGCCTTAACAGACACATGAAAATTCACATCGGAGAGAAGCCATATGTGTGCCATCAGTGTGGAGAAAGTTTCGACCAAAAAGGAGACCTTAGTTACCACATGAAGATTCACACTGGGGAGGCgcctttcacctgccaacagtgtggaaaaactTTTACTCTAAAAGGAAACCTTAACAGGCACATGAGAAATTTACACTGCATAGAAGCCACACAATCTTAA